tgtatcttttcttatttcttctttctttcctttctctttctttctttctttctttctttctttctttctttctttcttttcttgagacacagtctcacatatagaccaggctggcctcaaaattctAGAAATggttggctctgcctcccagttgCTGGATTAAAGCTATGCCTCACCAGGCTgggtcttatttaaaaaaaaacaaaactttttatttgaaacaaggactcacatagtccaggctggctctgaattcCTGCCCTTCTTGCCTTTCCTTCTGTAGTGCTAAGACAAAGCTATATGCAGCTGTGCTCTTCATGACTCCATTTTATGCTGTGGATAGTGTCACTGATGAATCTGCAGAGTCTGGTATTAATAGGTGGTCAGTACACTAGGGCATTTTGCTTTTCCAGGGAGGAATAAGGGAAGCCTGGAAAACCTAGTTGAGAGTGGAAGAGGAGGATGGGTTGAGCTGAGGGCTGAGGCAGGGACCTGGCAGAGGTGCCTACCCCCTTCCTCCGCCCTCTACCTCAACCCTCTGCTTACATCCAGGAAGCTGGAGAGTTCAGTTTGTAGCAGGTCTTTCAACTCCTTCTTGCTCAGTTTACATTTGTCCCCTTCCTTGCCCGAATGGGCATGGAAGACGTTGATGAGTGTCTCCATGGCAGTCTCCAGCTCAGAGCCCATTTCAGCACACACCTACCCACCCCCACATAAGGGAACTGAAGTGTCAATCAGGTTCAGGAGCTCTGGGTTCCTCTGATAAGGGAATCCTCAGGCCTGGCCCTGGTTTCCCAGCTCAGACAGCTACAAGATGGGACCCTCCTCTACGTTATCTTTCATTGAGATTTTGCAAGGTGGGAGAACCCCTGTCCCACCTAAGTCCATCCCAGCATTCTGGATCCCTCCATCACTCCCCAGCCAGAGGGAGTCAGGGATGGTCATGAGATGAAGGAACAGTAACTGGGCTGTCTTCAGAAGTCTTCAAAAGACACATGCAGTGACTGGCTCCTGGCTGCCTGGGCAGATACTTAGGGTTGGGGGTGGGCTATGGGTGGACACAGGACCAGGCAGGCATCTAGCTCTATTTTACCTTCTGGCACTGTCACAGTCAAGCTTTGCTGTGGGTAGTAAGTCTCTGATGCCCACACAGGGAGAAGTCTGGTACCTTTGGTGAGCTGATGGAGGAGTGACAGTGATGGGGGGGGTTGGCAAGAGTTGGTGTGGAGGGGAGCCACACTGCTAAGTGACCCTTGCTCTTTAGGCACAAAGGATTAAGTCCAGGTCCTTTAGGCTGGATCTCCATCCTTCTGGGCCTGGGATTTACTTATTAATAACCTCACATTCTACAgccatagctgtcctggaactagctcagGCTTGccctcaacattttttttaaattttatttattctcaatGCTCTATGTGTATGTACATCTGCAGGCCAGATGAGGGGGTAGagtgtatagatggttgtgagccaccctgtggttgttgggaattgaactcaggatttctgaaagagcagacagagctcttacccactgagccatctctttagcctagGCCCTCAACTTTTGGCAGTTCTGTCTCTATGTCCAAGCCACCCAGCCTTGCTCCCCTCTCTCCTCAGCATTTCATTTTGGCTTCTCTGGAGATATGCTTCCCATGACTGCTACACCAACTCCAGAACCATCTGTATAGCATATAAACGTGTtatgcaaacataaaattataCAAACAGACCAAAAGACAGGTTTCCTacgggaatcagcttcctggaaatCTCTAggaagaaccctaacatggccatctcaGCCAAAAGACGTATTTTAAGTCCCACGCTTACTTCGTCGCAGGATTAAtttgatgagcttttttgctgtttctctctgattcttgaaacagtataattaactattcaaggaaatatttctaatagatcactaaaagctttaaccaataagagtagaaggaaaataaaattttaagagagGTAATAAAATACATTCagtatcaggaattgcttgtggaaaaaccaaacattgtatgTAGTAAacggacaagagttttagggttttctaaagaaaatgtttaatcagtaTATGTTAGGaaaaatgctctggatattcccttGCAGTAAggctactacaaaaccattacttaacacaggtatttatggtgaggcagaaagaagataggccaACATAGGAGGTCAAAAATTTTGTATTATACTCTTAAGTTTTATGGACAGCTAACTCAAGCATCTTATCTCCAAGGAAAGATTGTAACCCTTAGCAAGCCAAACAGGAGAAATTTTCCTCAGTGCTTACCTCCaggggggttgtaaatctttagcagaCCTATTTCTGAGGATTATTATCAACCcctaattaactaacaataaactaCATAAACAGACCACAAGTTTAACAAGCTCCTGGCCCTCTACTCCCTAAATTGGCACACAGgtcactagttctatgtttgctctgcttaagaggctgttaggccaagattttttgtagacactgccttTTACCAGATCACCTTCAGTTAAAATAgaaactttgtaaatgttctgGGGGATATGTCAAGTTTAAGGTGCTTCTTTGTACGATcactataaaagtgttggcttgacttcagtaaagcacAGAAGATCCAAACCAATACCACCTGGTGTGGGTCTGACTGTCATTTCGCCTATCTGTGGATTCCTGACATCGAATTCTCTGCTTTCCCGTGGATGCGGGGCACCCGAAGGGGCAGGTCTGTGGCACATGACCTCCTATCCTATTCCTCTTGTCTGCAGAATCATCCATTTTCCTCAcaaaggtagaagcaggagggaaATGTCTGAGGTTGTCTCTTGGAAACAGAGCTTCTAAGGAGGAACCTATTTGTAGGCATTGTCCCTGAAGCTGTGCATTCCTGCCTCAGGCCAGCTCTGTTTCAGTAGCTCCAGTGGGAGCAGGATAGGGCTGGTTTGGGTTAGATAAAGGCTGAATGCATGGGTCATTTGTGTTCCACAGGCCGGGTGAGAGCAGAAGAATGGAGAGGTCTATTGAGAAGAGACTACCATGCTAGGGCCCTGAGTCCTTTGGTTGTGGGAGGGTCGTGCCTTCCCCAGCCTCAGGGCAGCTCAGGTATCTCAGATCAGGTGTCCTCATCGTTCCTCACCACTGGGTATACTGGACAATGGGTCCTGATTAGATGACATCCCAACTCTTCAATGGAGCCCTTGTGACTGTCACATGAACTGCAGTCAGAAGAAGTTAGTTGTCACAGAGATGAGGGGAGAGAGAACCCAAGCTGAGCTCATCACAGGGATAAGGGGTTGCTCAAGGGAGGTATCTGAGTGGCTCTGGTTATCCTTCCCATCTAGGAGGGAGGGCACCTGGAGTTTGCCTGGAGCCCTCCAGCAGTTTGGAATTTTATGGAGGGGAGGTCCTAGAGGTGAAGCAGTGGGAAAACCAAGAGGAAAAAACTAGGGGAGAGAGTAGCCGGGGGCAGGCTGAGAAAAGGGGGGGTAGAGAGGAGGTCTTGAGAAGGCAGCGATAGGACAGGGAACACTGCCACAGACCCCCTTCTTGATGCTCTCACCTGGCTTATGCTCTGCTGCTCTGAGGATTCCCTGGGCTCTGGTTCTTGAAAGGCAGACACTGGCTGGAACATCCTTTCTTATGCTCACCCTAAAGGAGCAGGACTGTGTTCCATCCCTCCCCATACCTAGAGACTGTGGTACCTGGCAGGAGACACAGAGTGCTGTGTGGAAAGACATGGTAGCCTGGAAGCTGCCTGGCGCCTCATTCACCAGTCTCCCAGCTCTCTGACCTTCCCTCAGCTCCCCTCACTACTTCCCAAACTTTATTTTTCCTAGATCTGGACACTGCTCTTTCACTTGGCTGATTGCTCCCAAACTTTCTAGGCACCACAGTATCTTTTTTTCAGGACTCTTTGGGTCCTACTGAGGCCCCGTTTCCTCCATGATGGCTAAGCCAGGGACTAATCCTAAGCAGGGTAGGATACTCATGGTTGGCCTTGTCCTGAAGTGGGAGCAGGTTCTGAACAGAGGGGCAGGCTGCAAATGTGGCTTCTGGAGAAGTGTGAGGAGACCGGGCTTTAGCTGTCTTCCCCTAAGGACCCTCCtcctgaaaggctccaccctatCAGAAAGGACACCAGAAGAGCTAGGGACCAGGAGTGGACAGAGGCGCCCACTGTCTCCAGGGCAGGCAGGAATGGGCTGCcctgttttttcttcctttctttgttgcaACCCCTCCCCGAACCCAGcagagaggaggtgggaagagaagtCTTAAGAAGGGTGATGCAGTGGGGGCCAAGCAGTGGAAGGGAAGAATTCTGCCCAGAGGCGTCTCCGTGAGGGCTTTTGTCTTGTGTCGGAACTCAGCTAGGGACTTCAATCAGGGTTCCATATTAGGGACCTCATCCTGGGCTTTCTGTGTGTCCTTGGACTGTAGGGTCTTTTGCTGGGTCTGGTTTCTCAGATGGGGCTTCCCTAGCTGACCACCtcaagtgtttgttttattttatttttacaaatagcAGAAGCAGCCCCTCTGACACAGATTGGGAGGGGTGGGACGCTATGGTCCCTCCTGAGCAGGCTCTTTCCAGGTCGCACAGCCCTGTTTTGAGCCAGCTAGTGACAGCAGGGGCAGTCCCATGTTTTCTGAATCAGTGGAGGCTGAAAGTTGACACTTTGGATTTGGGAgtggctctctccttccccagagCTTTATAAAACTAGAGCTCTGaggctccagctctgcctgctGCATCCTATTTCCCTGCTCCAGTGAGATCCTCTCCCTGATGGAGCAGAGAGCCCGGGGATCTCCTTTATCTACTCCGGGGTTCTCCCTTGTGAGCAGGTTCAGGCAGACAATCAGAAGATAGCTTTAGGAGAGTTGGCAGTGGTCCTTGTGGGTGGGAGGACAGAATGAGAGGGATGAGTAGACAAGGTTCCTCCCTCACTGGACCCCCTAGGGCCCTGGCTGAGGGCTTGGTGAATCTGAAGAGTCATTTTCTAGAACCTTGTCAACCACAGGCAGGAGTGGGGAAGATGGATAGGTTCTTGCACTGAGCACCCTCCGATCCCGTTAGCAGAAGTAGGGTGTGGGATTGAAGATGGGTCTGGCCCGATTGACCCTGAGCTCAGTTGGGTTTTTGCCAACCCTAGACTTCTCTCCTAGGAACAGTAGCTAGTAAGTGCGAGGGCGGGGATGCAACATAAACAGCCATTGGAGACAAGTAGTCTCCAGACCCTAAGAAAGGGAGTGGCAGAAAGAAAGGGCCATTGGAGTAGAGGCCCCACAGGGGAATGTCACCACACTCAGAGaactataaaaaaaaacccttgcaGCACTGGGCGAGACCACTACAGAGATATATCCCCGAGACAGACACTCAGACAcgagaatcagaaagaaagaaattctgtaAGTGAGATGCTGTTGTCTGTCCTAGACCCTTTCATCTCTCCCATGTTGACTCTTTCAGGAAGCCACTTCACCGGTTCTTGGATCCCTGACTCTCCTGGCCTGTTTCTTTCCAGGCAGGTCAGTCTGTGAGGACATCAGCTCCTTCTTTGGCATATTGATGGCAGCAGAGCCCCTGACTGAAATGGAGGAGGCCATTGAGACCACAATGGACAAGTTACACACTTATGCAGTGAGGGGAGACTGGGGTTTCTACCTGAGCTTCAAAGTGTTTAAGAAACTGGTCAACCAGGAGCTACTTCACATACTCAAGGTTGGTAGAGGTCTCTAGGACTGAGATTTTCTATGTATGCCAGGCAATGACTGCAGGTGTAGATGGTTCTGTGTTTCCTCAACTCAGGTAAGTTTGTGTAAACCTAGATGAGTGAAATTGCTGTTTGGCTCAAACGGGAATGTGTGATTATTGGGCTGCGTGCTTGTGTCAAACCATGCTGTGGAGAACTTGAGTCTCCCTGTGCAAGGTGGATATCAGGCAGGTGGAcctgagaggagggtggccagtccaggTGGATGCCCTCCGTGGCTGAGCAGGGTTGTGAGTGTTGTCGGCCAGGACCTCCCC
This is a stretch of genomic DNA from Meriones unguiculatus strain TT.TT164.6M chromosome 1, Bangor_MerUng_6.1, whole genome shotgun sequence. It encodes these proteins:
- the LOC110541455 gene encoding protein S100-A13-like, encoding MAAEPLTEMEEAIETTMDKLHTYAVRGDWGFYLSFKVFKKLVNQELLHILKDVGSLDEKMKSLDMNQDLELNFNEYWRLIGKLAKAMWEEKFLEVLQK